Genomic DNA from Phyllopteryx taeniolatus isolate TA_2022b chromosome 10, UOR_Ptae_1.2, whole genome shotgun sequence:
ttttgtgcttcTTAATGCGCCACactttttcaatgggagacagggcCAGCAGTCCAGTCTTGTACGCTCACTCATTTACTaagaagccacactgttgtaacatgtgtgcaatgtggcttggcattgtctttctgcaataagcagggacgtccctgaaaaagacgtcgcttggatggcagcatatgttgctccaaaacctgtatgtacctttcaacattaatggcgCCTTCACAAATGTGAAAGTTACCCATCCCTTgcgcactaacacacccccatacatcacagatgctggcttttgaactttgcactgataacaatccagatggtccttttcctctttgttgcagaggacacaacatccataatttcccccaaaaatttgaaatgtggactaatTAGACGACaatacacttttccactttgcctcaGTCCATCACAGATGAGCCtgggctcagagaagccggcggaattcgtgggtgttgttgatatatggctttcgctttatATAGTATTTTAAACTTGCATTTTTATATGTAGCgatgaactgtgttaactgacagtgGATTTCTCAAGTGTTCCTGAGGCGACGTGGCAATATCCAGGCATCCAATATGTCCTCTCTTTAGacattctgacattttttttcctaggCCAAAAAATGTTTAGTTAAATAACGCTGCCTGTGCCCAGCCCCTCCTTATCCTTAGTCCCCACACAGCACCACCCCTGATAAGACGCTGGCTGCGTGAGCACAGTGACAGCAAGTCCTTTttgcggggagaacatgcaaacttcacacaggcggggctggggattgaaccccgctcctcagaactgtgaggctgacgctctaaccagtcgtccaccgtgccgccgcactatataatattttactttataaaaatatagtaataacataatttaatagaatgtaaataattaaggcggcacggtggacgactggttagagcgtctgcctcacagttctgaggtccggggttctccccgtgcctgcgtgggttttctccgggcactccggtttcctcccacatcccaaagacatgcgtggtaggttaattgacgactctaaattgcccgtaggtgtgaatgtgagtgtgaatggttgtttttttctatgtaccctgcaattggctggcaaccacttcagggtgtaccctgcctcctacccgatgacagctgggataggctccagcactcccgcgacctttgtgaggataagcggctcagaaaatggatggatgtaaagaattaaactgtttGTGAAACTTGATTACCTCATTGTGGCACCTGGTGTGCATGACTTTACCACCAGGTGCAGTATAATACCCTAGCTGCAACCAACGTAGGcatgttgattcagtctcaattaGGTTGTGCTGCAAAGGACATTATGTCAGCCATGTAAAGTTGAGCTACTTCTTCACTACTTCAGCTTCTTCCATTATACTGCTAAATACAAAACTGGCATAAAAACAGGAGTTTAGTACATCCAGAGAGATTTTCACATCACAggtcaaatatttacaaaaattatgtgactatttttttttcctccgtaGTAAATCAAAGAAATGCagtcaaatgcccatccttagttatttattttctttaattaattaCAGGACAATTACATTCAGTCTGTTTTGTATGGTATGTCGTCATCCTCTATAGCTGAAAAAGCTATTACCATCCTGCCAACACACTCATGGTGGAAAAACAAGCCTGATTAGGATTTAATTTGCAATGAACTGAAGTGTATTGCTTTGTGGAAAGGtggcttaagttttttttttggctttacTTTTaagttttacttgttttttttcagacacTACCTGCATTAGGGTCCAGCCCCACTATCTCCTGGAGTGCATGCAAATCAGCGCAAGGCAAGTTCACTGAAGTGTAAGTGATGCATTTGTAAGGTATGACAATCTGTCTCACGTTTTGTCTTGGCATTTCCAGAGAGCAGTTTTGCTACAAAGCCATCTTTCAAAGCCAAACCTGTGGATGCAACATGTGGCCTGGATTCCACATGGCCTTACCAAGTGGGAAAACCTCAGCATGGACCTGAGGTTTCCATAACAGCCAACGCTTTCCAGAGCTCCCCTCCACCACCCCCTCCAAAACGCCACTGTCGCTCCCTCTCTGTTCCGGAGGACCTATCTCAGTGCCGCTCCACGTGGCATCCTAGTGCATCCAAAGTTTGGACCCCAGTAAAACGTGCCAGCCAAAGCATAGAAAGGTCTCCTTTAAACTCAGTTGCCAGCTCGCTGCCTCTTTGTGGCCCCAGGACCTTCTATGAGTCATCCTCTCTACATTCCTCTTCGAGCCCTACTTTCTTTAGCTTAGCACTATCTGCTGATTCTCCACTGTCATGGAGCTTTCCATGGGACCCATGTGACTCACAGAAAACAGCCTGCTCTTCCTCATTTGCTACCCCATCCTCTTGTTCCTCATCACCGACTCCCCTAGTTGGTCACTCAGTGTCACACCGCCGCTACTCCCTGTCTCCTTTCCAAGTTCTGAACACATCTGTGTTCTCCCAGCACCCTCACCTGGCCCACACTTCTTGTCTGACATATTGCTCTGGTATGGAGTGCCCAGCTTTGTCTCCTTCCCCAACTTCAGCCTGCAGCACACCATCCTCCTCTCGACACGACCTGCACCAAGCACTACCACGATGCCACTCACAGCCCTGCGACATGCGCAAACCTCGCTTGAAGCGGCGCCACGACCCAGATGTGTTACCTGGCCCAAGGCCGGGACTCGACTTCAGCAAGATGACACAGGTTAGCTTGATTTGCTCTTTACGATGCCCTATAATCATATACCTGACTGTCCCAGTAATTGTTACAAATGGGTCTGGTTACAcagggtttatttatttttcagctaTTTCGGGTTCCCTTACCCATTTTTGATACACTCTTCATGCATAACTTGTGGAACAATACCACTCACTAACATTAGTCAGGTTTTGTTGGAATGTAGAACAGTTTACCAAACAGAAACTACACTAGTGTTTTGGCtgacaattaaacaaaacagtCTACTAATTACTCTAGTGCATAATTAAGTAAACTactttttattacatttggGTGTGGATGCTAGGAATTGGGAGTGTTGATCATTCAGCTTCTTAGAGAGAAAATACAGTTTCAAGAAATAATTTCCAACACAACCTGTAGAATTCCTTCATAGAAAATACAAatggaattaattaattcaagGGTCAAACTGTagcctttttaaaacattcactGTGAAGGCAATGTATTGTCATTTAACATTAACTGTGTCAAATGTGTAAAAAGCTGTATAATAAAAGTAAGCCGTTTGACGCGTCATGGATGTAGTGTATATCCAAATGGAGAAGCATAATTGCTGAAAGTGAAGCATCTTAATGGATGATGCTTTTTAACATTCTCATGAGggtaaaaacatgtaaaaacataaaaaattgtACTTTGATCCCTCTTAATTTGTCACTTTAGCCATACTGTATTGAGCCGTGAGGATGGTTGACGTGTATGCTGGTTTTCACGCTATGCTATAGCCGCACCTCAATAGCAGTGTGCCGGTgaatattgtcattttattcttagagcattgaatcgatcgcaactggactgttttggttgtcttagaagacatttCCCCTCTCATCTGTGCagacttcatcagttcatgctaAATAGCAGTCCGGTTCTATGATGGTTGTCTTTACCATCACTGATCCCCTTTGGTGTGGTGcctcaaaaaaagcattacaTACCTGCAGTCCATATGCACACCTTGAACCCCCATTTATCACTGGGGATATGTTCTGGACCCACCCGCAATAgatgaaaatccacaatataccTGTAGAGACATGAAATAATTACTTAAATTCACTCGGAGACACTTCTTAAACCCATTGTAAACGTATctgaataaagaaagaaaaattgcaagtataaaatgtatagaaaatactgttgtAAAATCGTATTGCCTGAGTAAATATGTGCCTTTTTTTAAGGCCCAGATGGTGGGGTGGTGTGTGACAGGCACATCTGCTTGTCTGGGTGTGAGCTTCTTCATAAGTGTGCTCATcactgttttactgttctcctgcATTTAGGTCGCGGCATAAAAGTACATTGGCGtatgtggctctcctttcccacatgcgatggcaataaaaaactgtaataaaaagaaaaaaaatatgcggGGAAGTGAACGATGAACCCTGATATAGCAGGGGATATAAAGTctagaatatttttaaaatcaattattcTATTGCTTATTTTATCGATTACTCAAATAATCAGCTATAATCTTATTTTGCATTCgttgatttcaaaatgtttttttcgtgtactgtttattaaccaattattgttttttatttgatagtttattgatttaaacaaaaacaaatcaacaattAAACAATATCACAGGAGAGGGAGTGATGTACTTTCAAACCTTTCTGAAACGGCTAGTTCttaggtactgattaatgcaaaggaaGTATTACAagtttgatatacacttctgaTGCTGCTTCCGGTTCAACTCCGTCAATTACTAGTAATTCATACTACAATTAATTTggtaatcgattagttgttgatttttGTACCTCTAATCTGTACCactcaattaaaaacaattttaagaaGAGAAATAAAGATGAACAACTGAGATGCGGTTGCACAAgcgtgcacaccctcttataactggggatttggctgtgttcagaattagccAATCGCAAGCTCTTATTATAAGGGAGTTAGCACACTCACCTACCACCAATCAGATGTTCTAGTTTCATCagacataacacattttcccacatgcttGGGAGATTTACAAGtgtgttttgaagaaaaaaataataaaaaaagaaaccacagtTGAACTTTTTCTACATAATTCTAAATGGTATtgttggcgcaaacacaacccTAATCATAAcgaaaagaacaccataccaaccGTTGAAGGAAGTAAAGGTCTGAATGGTCTATATGTCATTAACAAGTTGATCTTGTatgttttgctcaagaaaatgaagctagcagtcatttccaataatatcaagtCAATAcatttggagcaattggtaaataactaattatCTTTGAAACGCCCCTTTTTCATCTCCAAAATCGACACGCTCCcaatgtcttggtgtgacgttagtggcagaagtggagaccaaattTACTGCACAGCTGGTTTGGA
This window encodes:
- the LOC133484452 gene encoding protein FAM53C-like, which produces MVTLITEQLRKQSLEEPYHQAFTVNVSVTLPALGSSPTISWSACKSAQESSFATKPSFKAKPVDATCGLDSTWPYQVGKPQHGPEVSITANAFQSSPPPPPPKRHCRSLSVPEDLSQCRSTWHPSASKVWTPVKRASQSIERSPLNSVASSLPLCGPRTFYESSSLHSSSSPTFFSLALSADSPLSWSFPWDPCDSQKTACSSSFATPSSCSSSPTPLVGHSVSHRRYSLSPFQVLNTSVFSQHPHLAHTSCLTYCSGMECPALSPSPTSACSTPSSSRHDLHQALPRCHSQPCDMRKPRLKRRHDPDVLPGPRPGLDFSKMTQIGNGEGLVSGTGGCMGQVHSQVEQNSSLSPAEFLGRASIRPLSESEEEDEDDTIKRTATTEAHMLFERDCTELDLNLIEEN